The following are from one region of the Rhizobacter sp. AJA081-3 genome:
- a CDS encoding cytochrome P450, which produces MNETAKLPELDIDPYSAENLVDPYPMHERLREAGPVVRLTPYPSVVVCARHEQVHAVFNDHATFISGAGVGLTNFNLETPFRPKSLILEADPPLHTQTRTVLSRILSPKAVMQIRATFTAVAEQMVDRCVEKGSIDGIHDLAQIYPLKVFPDAVGVGDEGRENLLIYGDLIFNSMGPRNALLAKAAERMGPVTQWIMARCQRENLRPGGFGDQIYQAADAGEISHEQAPLLVRSFLSAGVDTTINGLGNVLYALAHHPEQYAKLHADASLARPAFEEGLRWESTAQTFFRTAVRDCEIAGLPVAENTKILCMLAAANRDPRKWPDPDRYDIERRPSGHVAFGAGIHGCVGQAVARLEGEVVLTALARRVKRIEVAGPHTRRLNNTLRALDTLPLRLIPA; this is translated from the coding sequence ATGAACGAGACCGCGAAGCTCCCCGAACTGGACATCGACCCCTACTCGGCCGAGAACCTCGTCGACCCCTACCCGATGCACGAACGCCTGCGCGAGGCCGGGCCGGTGGTGCGCCTGACGCCTTACCCGAGCGTGGTGGTCTGCGCACGCCACGAGCAGGTGCACGCGGTGTTCAACGACCACGCCACCTTCATCTCCGGCGCCGGCGTGGGCCTCACGAACTTCAACCTCGAGACGCCGTTCCGCCCGAAGAGCCTGATCCTCGAGGCCGACCCGCCGCTGCACACGCAGACGCGCACCGTGCTGTCGCGCATCCTCAGCCCGAAGGCAGTGATGCAGATCCGTGCCACCTTCACCGCGGTGGCCGAGCAGATGGTCGATCGCTGCGTCGAGAAAGGCAGCATCGACGGCATCCACGACCTGGCGCAGATCTACCCGCTGAAGGTCTTCCCCGACGCGGTGGGCGTGGGTGACGAGGGCCGCGAGAACCTGCTGATCTACGGCGACCTGATCTTCAACTCGATGGGACCGCGCAACGCGCTGCTGGCCAAGGCCGCCGAACGCATGGGCCCGGTGACGCAGTGGATCATGGCGCGCTGCCAGCGCGAGAACCTGCGCCCCGGCGGCTTCGGCGACCAGATCTACCAGGCCGCCGACGCCGGCGAGATCAGCCACGAGCAGGCGCCGCTGCTGGTGCGCTCCTTCCTCTCCGCCGGCGTGGACACCACCATCAACGGCCTGGGCAATGTGCTCTACGCGCTGGCGCACCACCCCGAGCAGTACGCCAAGCTGCATGCCGATGCCTCGCTGGCCCGCCCTGCCTTCGAGGAAGGGCTGCGCTGGGAGTCGACCGCGCAGACCTTCTTCCGCACCGCCGTGCGCGACTGCGAGATCGCCGGGCTGCCGGTGGCCGAGAACACCAAGATCCTGTGCATGCTCGCCGCCGCCAACCGCGACCCGCGCAAGTGGCCGGACCCGGACCGCTACGATATCGAGCGTCGCCCGAGCGGGCACGTGGCCTTCGGTGCCGGCATCCACGGTTGCGTGGGGCAGGCGGTGGCGCGGCTCGAGGGCGAGGTGGTGCTGACGGCGCTGGCCAGGCGCGTCAAGCGCATCGAAGTCGCCGGGCCGCACACCCGGCGCCTGAACAACACCCTGCGTGCACTGGACACCCTGCCGCTGCGGCTCATTCCCGCCTGA